From the genome of Pseudomonas sp. Teo4, one region includes:
- the pdxB gene encoding 4-phosphoerythronate dehydrogenase PdxB → MLIVADENIPLLDAFFEGFGEIRRYPGRSLDAASVRDADVLLVRSVTKVDRQLLEGSRVRFVGTCTIGTDHLDLDYFAEAGIQWSSAPGCNARGVVDYVLGSLLTLADLDGVALPQRVYGVVGAGEVGGRLVRVLHGLGWKVLVCDPLRQAAEGGDYVSLDTVLEQCDVISLHTPLQRGGDHPTWHLLGEAQLARLRAGTWLINASRGPVVDNNALRELLLDREDVHAVLDVWEGEPQVDLQLADLCTLATPHIAGYSLDGRQRGTAQIYQALCRFLGQAEQVHLADLLPKPALAQIELDASADLAWSLATLCRAVYDPRRDDADFRRSLSDDPVQQRAAFDVLRKHYPARREIEGLAVRLRGEAPQLAQMVSALGCAAL, encoded by the coding sequence ATGCTGATAGTTGCCGACGAGAATATCCCGCTGCTCGATGCCTTCTTCGAAGGCTTCGGCGAGATCCGCCGTTACCCCGGCAGAAGCCTCGACGCCGCCAGCGTCAGGGACGCAGATGTGCTGCTGGTGCGTTCGGTGACCAAGGTCGACCGGCAACTGCTAGAAGGCAGCCGCGTGCGTTTCGTGGGCACCTGCACCATCGGCACCGACCACCTGGACCTGGACTACTTTGCCGAGGCCGGCATTCAGTGGAGCAGCGCACCTGGCTGTAATGCCCGAGGCGTGGTGGATTACGTGCTGGGTAGCCTGTTGACACTGGCCGACCTGGACGGCGTGGCGCTGCCTCAGCGCGTTTATGGTGTGGTGGGCGCAGGCGAGGTGGGTGGCCGGCTGGTGCGGGTGCTGCACGGCCTGGGCTGGAAGGTGCTGGTCTGTGACCCGCTGCGCCAGGCGGCCGAAGGGGGCGACTATGTCAGCCTCGACACGGTCCTTGAGCAGTGCGATGTGATCAGCCTGCATACCCCGCTGCAGCGCGGTGGCGACCACCCGACCTGGCACTTGCTGGGCGAGGCGCAATTGGCGCGCTTGCGTGCGGGGACCTGGCTGATCAATGCCAGCCGCGGGCCGGTGGTGGACAACAACGCCCTGCGCGAGCTGCTGCTGGATCGCGAAGACGTGCACGCCGTGCTTGATGTGTGGGAGGGCGAACCCCAGGTCGACCTGCAGTTGGCCGACCTGTGCACCTTGGCCACGCCGCACATCGCAGGCTACAGCCTGGACGGTCGCCAGCGCGGCACTGCGCAGATCTACCAGGCGCTGTGCCGTTTCCTCGGCCAGGCCGAGCAGGTGCATCTGGCGGACTTGCTGCCTAAACCGGCGCTGGCCCAGATCGAGTTGGACGCCAGCGCCGATCTGGCCTGGTCCCTGGCGACCTTGTGCCGGGCCGTGTACGACCCGCGTCGTGACGATGCCGACTTCCGCCGCAGCCTGAGCGACGACCCGGTGCAACAGCGGGCCGCCTTCGATGTGTTGCGCAAGCACTATCCGGCGCGGCGCGAGATCGAAGGGTTGGCGGTGCGTCTGCGGGGCGAGGCGCCGCAGTTGGCGCAGATGGTCAGTGCCCTGGGCTGCGCGGCCTTGTAG
- the moaB gene encoding molybdenum cofactor biosynthesis protein B, translating to MKAKADTPFVPLNIAVLTVSDTRTFETDTSGQLFVDRLTEAGHQLAARVLLKDDLYKIRAQVATWIADETVQVVLITGGTGFTGRDSTPEAVACLLDKQVEGFGELFRQISVADIGTSTVQSRALAGLANGTLVCCLPGSTNAVRTGWDGILAEQLDARHRPCNFVPHLKQAAACDSRG from the coding sequence ATGAAAGCCAAAGCAGATACCCCCTTCGTACCGCTGAACATTGCCGTGCTCACGGTCAGCGATACCCGTACCTTCGAGACCGACACCTCTGGCCAACTGTTCGTCGATCGTCTGACCGAGGCGGGCCACCAGCTGGCGGCGCGGGTATTGCTCAAGGACGACCTGTACAAGATTCGCGCCCAGGTTGCGACCTGGATCGCCGACGAGACCGTACAGGTCGTGCTGATCACCGGCGGCACCGGCTTCACTGGCCGAGACAGCACGCCGGAAGCCGTGGCGTGCCTGCTGGACAAGCAGGTGGAGGGGTTCGGCGAGTTGTTCCGGCAAATTTCCGTTGCCGATATCGGCACCTCCACCGTGCAATCCCGCGCACTGGCAGGCCTGGCCAACGGCACCCTGGTGTGCTGCCTGCCGGGGTCGACCAACGCTGTACGTACCGGCTGGGACGGGATACTTGCCGAGCAGCTCGATGCCCGCCATCGTCCCTGCAACTTCGTGCCACACCTGAAGCAGGCAGCGGCCTGTGACAGCCGTGGTTGA
- a CDS encoding mannose-1-phosphate guanylyltransferase/mannose-6-phosphate isomerase has translation MSVLIPCIIAGGAGTRLWPVSREAMPKPFMRLPDGESLLQKTFARASALPGVERLLTVTNREVFFRTQDEYRQVNPGNLPLDFILEPSGRNTAPAIAAAALHCARHYGEDSLLLVLPADHLIQDFEAFTQAVAQARQLAEDGWLTTFGLLPDRAETGFGYIERGGVLSEHAHQVARFVEKPDALTAQAYLDGGRHLWNAGMFCLRAGTALSELQAHAPEVLESVAACLQCSAVKQGDNALQVELDPDSFALAEDISIDYALMERSAKVAVVPCELGWSDIGSWEAVRELRQTDDAGNHCNGEAVLHDVRNCYIDSPKRLVGAVGLDNLIVIDTPDALLIADAARSQEVKVIAQQLKHQGHETYRLHRTVTRPWGMYTVLEEGPRFKIKRIMVRPGESLSLQMHHHRSEHWIVVSGMACVTNGEEEFLLDTNESTFIKPGRTHRLTNPGVIDLVMIEVQSGEYLGEDDIVRFTDIYGRAPTAAVG, from the coding sequence ATGAGCGTTCTGATCCCTTGTATCATTGCTGGCGGTGCCGGTACTCGCCTGTGGCCGGTTTCCCGGGAAGCCATGCCCAAGCCTTTCATGCGTTTACCCGATGGCGAGAGCCTTCTGCAGAAAACCTTCGCTCGCGCCAGCGCCCTGCCTGGGGTCGAACGGCTGCTGACCGTGACCAACCGGGAAGTGTTTTTCCGCACTCAGGATGAGTACCGCCAGGTCAATCCCGGCAATCTGCCTCTGGACTTCATTCTGGAGCCGTCCGGGCGCAACACCGCTCCGGCCATCGCAGCCGCCGCACTGCACTGCGCCCGGCACTATGGCGAGGACAGCCTCCTGCTGGTACTGCCCGCCGATCACCTGATTCAAGACTTCGAAGCCTTCACCCAGGCGGTTGCCCAGGCACGCCAACTGGCTGAAGACGGCTGGCTGACCACCTTTGGCCTGCTGCCTGACCGTGCCGAAACCGGGTTCGGCTACATCGAGCGTGGGGGGGTACTGAGTGAACATGCCCACCAAGTGGCACGCTTCGTTGAAAAGCCCGACGCCCTCACTGCCCAGGCCTACCTCGACGGCGGTCGACACCTGTGGAACGCGGGCATGTTCTGCCTGCGCGCCGGCACAGCGCTCAGCGAGCTGCAGGCGCATGCCCCCGAGGTGCTGGAAAGCGTCGCCGCCTGCTTGCAGTGCAGCGCCGTCAAGCAAGGCGACAATGCACTGCAGGTAGAACTGGACCCGGACAGCTTCGCCCTCGCCGAAGATATCTCCATCGACTACGCCCTGATGGAGCGCTCCGCCAAGGTCGCCGTAGTGCCGTGCGAGCTGGGCTGGAGCGACATCGGCAGCTGGGAAGCGGTGCGCGAGCTGCGCCAGACCGACGACGCCGGCAACCACTGCAACGGCGAAGCGGTGCTGCACGATGTGCGCAACTGCTACATTGATTCGCCCAAGCGCCTGGTTGGCGCGGTAGGCCTGGACAACCTGATCGTCATCGACACCCCCGACGCCCTGCTGATCGCCGATGCCGCGCGCAGCCAGGAAGTCAAGGTCATCGCCCAGCAGCTCAAGCACCAAGGCCACGAGACATACCGCCTGCACCGTACCGTCACCCGGCCATGGGGGATGTACACCGTGCTGGAGGAAGGCCCACGGTTCAAGATCAAGCGGATCATGGTGCGCCCAGGCGAGTCCCTGTCACTGCAGATGCACCATCACCGCAGCGAGCACTGGATCGTGGTCAGCGGCATGGCCTGCGTGACCAATGGCGAAGAGGAGTTTCTGCTCGACACCAACGAGTCCACCTTCATCAAACCAGGCCGCACCCACCGCCTGACCAACCCCGGCGTCATCGACCTGGTGATGATCGAGGTACAGAGCGGCGAATACCTGGGCGAAGATGACATCGTACGCTTTACTGATATCTATGGACGCGCCCCGACAGCCGCAGTTGGCTGA
- a CDS encoding methyl-accepting chemotaxis protein, translating to MSATAQEVARHAAEAARAADEADHSAQAGEQVMQQTIDIIAVVNREIAGTAAVIRELENDSTRIGKVLEVIRGIAEQTNLLALNAAIEAARAGEAGRGFAVVADEVRSLAQRTAASIAEIHQIIEAVQSGAVDAVKAIESGQQRSEEGAEQVQQAGQMLQRITLSVEAIRDMNRQIATAAEEQTSVAEDISRNLIEITRIATANQEAVQHTEQAGQRLHGLSGQLGEVTSRLTA from the coding sequence ATGTCCGCCACCGCCCAGGAGGTGGCACGCCACGCTGCCGAGGCGGCGCGCGCGGCGGATGAAGCCGACCACAGTGCCCAGGCGGGTGAGCAGGTGATGCAGCAGACCATCGACATCATCGCTGTGGTCAACCGTGAAATCGCCGGCACCGCTGCGGTGATTCGCGAACTGGAAAACGACAGCACGCGCATCGGCAAAGTGCTCGAGGTGATTCGTGGTATTGCCGAGCAAACCAACCTGCTGGCCCTTAACGCCGCGATTGAGGCGGCCCGTGCAGGTGAGGCCGGGCGTGGTTTCGCGGTGGTCGCTGACGAGGTGCGCAGTTTGGCCCAGCGTACGGCGGCTTCCATCGCGGAAATCCATCAGATCATCGAGGCGGTGCAGTCTGGTGCGGTGGATGCGGTGAAGGCCATCGAAAGCGGCCAGCAACGCAGTGAGGAAGGTGCCGAGCAGGTCCAGCAGGCGGGGCAGATGCTGCAGCGCATCACCTTGTCGGTGGAAGCGATTCGCGACATGAACCGGCAGATTGCCACGGCGGCGGAAGAACAGACCAGCGTGGCCGAGGACATCTCCCGCAACCTGATCGAGATCACCCGCATCGCCACGGCCAACCAGGAAGCCGTGCAGCATACCGAGCAGGCGGGGCAGCGCCTGCATGGCTTGTCGGGGCAGTTGGGTGAGGTCACCTCTCGTCTGACAGCTTGA
- a CDS encoding glycosyltransferase family 4 protein produces MRILWTLPYLPWPTTSGSKTRQYHLLRALAQHGHRITLLVQSKIPLSDAARDALEPLVERLIVLPRRPLHSPLNLLASPIIDYPMRAIINGLAPCLRHRFEQLLDEPWDVIQIEHSYSFQPFEKALQARGLPYMLSEHTLESVMGAACHDQLPLWLRPLNAFDRWRYRRWEQRVLRQPTEVVAVSAHDAELIGQISGRPVNVVVNGVDCDYFQNVRPAFHSQRLLFVGNFEYGANLEAIEWALEEILPQVWMSNPAVRLAIAGHAMPASWKLHWNDPRIEWLGYRPDLRELQQRSALFFAPLRYAGGSKVKILEAMAAGLPVITTAKGVSGLAVNNGEHYLGSDDGGHLALLITQLLNQPWRMCQLSEAGRQFARQRHDWSVCAQQLENVHMRLTQAAPVDARQPGGAWLGRSVK; encoded by the coding sequence ATGCGCATACTTTGGACACTGCCCTACCTGCCCTGGCCTACCACCAGTGGCAGCAAGACCCGGCAATACCACCTGCTGCGCGCCCTCGCGCAGCATGGCCACCGGATCACCTTGCTGGTGCAGTCGAAGATTCCGCTCAGTGACGCCGCCCGCGATGCCCTGGAGCCACTGGTCGAGCGCCTGATCGTACTGCCCAGGCGCCCGCTGCACAGCCCATTGAACCTGCTGGCCTCCCCTATCATCGACTACCCCATGCGGGCCATCATCAACGGCCTGGCTCCCTGCCTTCGACACCGTTTCGAGCAGTTGCTGGACGAACCCTGGGATGTGATCCAGATCGAACACAGCTACAGTTTCCAGCCCTTCGAAAAAGCCCTGCAGGCGCGCGGCTTGCCGTACATGCTCAGCGAGCACACCCTCGAATCAGTGATGGGCGCCGCCTGTCACGACCAGTTGCCCCTCTGGCTTCGACCGCTCAACGCATTCGACCGCTGGCGCTACCGGCGCTGGGAACAACGGGTGCTGCGCCAACCCACCGAGGTGGTGGCGGTCAGCGCCCATGACGCCGAACTGATCGGCCAGATCAGTGGGCGACCGGTGAACGTGGTGGTCAACGGCGTCGACTGCGACTATTTCCAGAATGTTCGCCCGGCCTTTCACAGCCAGCGTCTGTTGTTCGTAGGCAACTTCGAGTACGGCGCCAACCTTGAAGCCATTGAATGGGCGCTGGAGGAGATTCTGCCGCAGGTCTGGATGAGCAACCCTGCGGTGCGCCTGGCGATTGCCGGACATGCCATGCCAGCCAGCTGGAAGCTGCACTGGAATGACCCACGCATCGAGTGGCTCGGCTACCGCCCCGACCTGCGCGAACTGCAGCAACGTTCTGCACTGTTCTTCGCGCCCCTACGTTATGCCGGCGGTTCAAAGGTGAAGATTCTCGAGGCCATGGCCGCAGGCTTGCCGGTCATTACCACCGCCAAAGGTGTCTCAGGCCTGGCCGTCAACAACGGGGAGCATTACCTGGGCAGCGACGACGGCGGCCACCTGGCGCTGTTGATCACGCAGTTGCTCAACCAGCCTTGGCGCATGTGCCAGCTCAGCGAGGCCGGCCGCCAGTTTGCCCGGCAACGCCATGACTGGAGCGTCTGCGCCCAGCAGTTGGAGAATGTGCACATGCGCTTGACTCAGGCCGCGCCGGTCGACGCCAGGCAACCGGGAGGTGCCTGGCTCGGGCGTTCAGTCAAGTAG
- the glp gene encoding gephyrin-like molybdotransferase Glp, which yields MPVEEALERLLALAEAAPINEREVVSLAEAQGRVLATDLVASLDLPPWPNSAMDGYALSLADWQGEPLPVSQRIFAGHAPQPLQPGTCARIFTGAPLPVGADCVEMQENAEVLDDGRVRFLEPLELDQNVRPQGQETRKGEQVMAAGTRLGPIQLGLAATLGYATLDVVRKVRVAVLSTGDELVEPGLPLGPGQIYNSNRRLLVSWLQRLGCEVRDAGILPDDLARTRECLAGLGDVDLILSTGGVSVGEADYLGAALREAGELALWKLAIKPGKPLTFGHFRGVPVIGLPGNPASTLVTFGLLTRPYLLRRQGVAEVTPLRFDMPAGFEWTKAGTRREYLRARIEQGQVRIYKNQSSGVLRSAAWAEGLVEVREGSTPKPGDSVPFIPFSELLD from the coding sequence ATGCCGGTCGAAGAAGCGCTGGAGCGCCTGCTGGCACTGGCCGAGGCAGCGCCGATCAATGAGCGCGAAGTGGTTTCGTTGGCCGAGGCGCAAGGTCGTGTCCTGGCGACCGACCTGGTGGCATCGCTTGACCTGCCGCCCTGGCCCAACAGCGCCATGGACGGCTACGCCTTGAGCCTGGCCGATTGGCAGGGCGAGCCCCTGCCGGTCAGTCAGCGCATCTTTGCAGGCCACGCGCCGCAGCCTTTGCAACCTGGCACCTGTGCACGGATATTCACCGGCGCACCGCTGCCGGTTGGCGCCGATTGCGTCGAGATGCAGGAAAACGCCGAGGTGCTGGACGATGGTCGGGTGCGTTTCCTCGAACCGTTGGAACTCGATCAGAATGTGCGCCCGCAAGGGCAGGAAACCCGCAAGGGCGAACAGGTGATGGCTGCCGGTACGCGTCTTGGGCCGATTCAGCTAGGCTTGGCAGCGACCCTTGGATACGCCACGTTGGATGTGGTGAGAAAGGTACGGGTGGCGGTGCTGTCTACCGGTGACGAACTGGTCGAGCCAGGCCTGCCGCTGGGGCCTGGGCAGATCTACAACAGCAACCGCCGCCTGTTGGTGAGCTGGTTGCAGCGCCTGGGTTGTGAGGTCCGCGATGCGGGCATCCTGCCTGACGACCTGGCCCGCACGCGCGAATGCCTGGCGGGCCTCGGTGATGTCGACCTGATCCTTTCCACGGGCGGTGTTTCCGTCGGTGAGGCCGACTACCTCGGAGCGGCCCTGCGCGAAGCAGGTGAACTGGCGTTGTGGAAGCTGGCGATCAAGCCGGGCAAGCCTCTGACGTTTGGGCATTTCCGTGGCGTGCCGGTGATCGGCTTGCCGGGCAACCCAGCGTCGACCCTGGTCACCTTCGGGCTGTTGACACGTCCCTACCTGTTGCGTCGCCAGGGGGTGGCCGAGGTCACGCCATTGCGTTTCGACATGCCTGCAGGTTTCGAGTGGACCAAGGCCGGTACCCGTCGCGAGTACCTGCGTGCGCGTATCGAGCAAGGCCAGGTGCGCATCTACAAGAACCAGAGTTCCGGTGTACTGCGCAGCGCTGCGTGGGCCGAGGGCTTGGTGGAGGTGCGCGAAGGCAGCACGCCGAAGCCAGGTGACAGCGTGCCGTTCATTCCCTTCAGTGAGCTACTTGACTGA
- a CDS encoding ABC transporter transmembrane domain-containing protein — MPESVSPRQRRALRLAWQFIRPYRRQALLALLALVVTAGITLSMGQGIRLLVDQGFMTRSAHQLNQTIGLFLLLVLALAVGTFSRFYLVSWIGERCVADIRRAVFDHLVGLHPGFFEDNRSSEIQSRLTADTTLLQSVIGSSLSMFLRNALMVVGGVVLLFVTNPKLTSIVVVALPLVLAPILLFGRRVRSLSRQSQDRVADVGSYVAETLGQIKTVQAYNHQARDRELFAGTVEAAFSVARRRIAQRAWLITLVIVLVLGAVGVMLWVGGMDVIAGRISGGELAAFVFYSLIVGSAFGTLSEVIGELQRAAGAAERIDELLAARSAILPPPVSTHLACQRVSGRIELQQVGFAYPSRPSVAAIDNLSLVVEPGQTVALVGPSGAGKSTLFDLLLRFYDPQQGRILLDGQPITELDPADVRRQFALVAQNPSLFRGSVEANIRYGRPEATQQEVEAAARGAHADEFIRQLPQGYQTLLGEGGTGLSGGQRQRLAIARALLVDAPILLLDEATSALDAQSEHLIQQALPSLMAGRTTLVIAHRLATVQHADRIAVIDKGRLVAVGTHAQLIEQSPLYARLASLQFNTQ, encoded by the coding sequence ATGCCTGAATCGGTTTCCCCCCGTCAGCGACGTGCCTTGCGCCTGGCCTGGCAATTCATTCGTCCCTACCGTCGCCAGGCACTGCTGGCTCTGCTCGCATTGGTGGTCACTGCAGGCATCACCTTGTCCATGGGCCAGGGTATCCGTCTGCTGGTGGATCAGGGTTTCATGACGCGCTCCGCGCACCAGCTCAACCAGACCATCGGCCTGTTCCTGCTGCTGGTGCTAGCGCTGGCAGTGGGTACTTTCAGCCGTTTCTATCTGGTGTCGTGGATCGGCGAGCGCTGCGTGGCCGATATCCGTCGGGCCGTGTTCGATCATCTGGTGGGCCTGCATCCCGGCTTTTTCGAGGACAACCGCAGTTCCGAGATCCAGTCGCGGCTGACTGCCGACACAACCTTGCTGCAGTCGGTCATTGGTTCATCGCTGTCGATGTTCCTGCGCAATGCCTTGATGGTGGTGGGCGGTGTGGTGCTGCTATTCGTCACCAACCCCAAGCTCACCAGCATCGTGGTCGTCGCCTTGCCCTTGGTGCTGGCGCCAATATTGCTGTTTGGCCGGCGGGTGCGCAGCCTGTCGCGCCAGAGCCAGGACCGGGTGGCGGATGTGGGCAGCTATGTGGCCGAGACCCTGGGGCAGATCAAGACGGTCCAGGCCTACAACCATCAGGCGCGCGACCGTGAGTTGTTCGCCGGTACCGTCGAGGCGGCGTTCAGCGTGGCACGGCGGCGAATAGCCCAGCGTGCCTGGTTGATCACCTTGGTTATCGTGCTGGTACTGGGGGCCGTGGGGGTGATGCTATGGGTAGGCGGCATGGATGTGATCGCCGGGCGCATCTCGGGCGGTGAACTGGCAGCCTTCGTGTTTTACAGCCTGATCGTAGGCAGCGCTTTCGGCACCCTCAGTGAAGTGATCGGCGAGTTGCAGCGCGCGGCGGGGGCGGCCGAGCGCATCGATGAGTTGCTGGCGGCACGCAGCGCGATACTGCCGCCCCCGGTATCGACCCATCTGGCTTGTCAGCGGGTGAGCGGGCGGATCGAGCTGCAGCAGGTCGGCTTTGCCTACCCGTCGCGGCCATCGGTGGCGGCCATCGACAACCTGAGCCTGGTGGTCGAGCCGGGGCAGACCGTGGCGCTGGTGGGGCCTTCTGGTGCGGGCAAGTCGACGTTATTCGACCTGCTGCTGCGTTTCTACGACCCCCAGCAGGGGCGCATCCTGCTCGATGGGCAGCCAATCACCGAGCTGGACCCAGCCGACGTGCGCCGCCAGTTCGCACTGGTGGCGCAGAACCCATCGCTGTTTCGTGGCAGTGTGGAAGCCAACATCCGTTACGGGCGGCCCGAAGCCACTCAGCAAGAGGTCGAAGCAGCCGCACGCGGGGCCCATGCCGACGAGTTCATCCGGCAGTTGCCACAGGGCTACCAGACGTTGCTGGGGGAGGGCGGGACCGGCCTTTCGGGAGGGCAGCGGCAACGCCTGGCCATCGCCCGTGCGCTGCTGGTCGATGCCCCCATCCTGTTGCTCGACGAAGCCACCAGCGCCCTCGACGCGCAGAGCGAGCACCTGATTCAGCAGGCGCTGCCGAGCCTGATGGCCGGCCGTACCACCTTGGTGATTGCACACCGGTTGGCGACGGTGCAGCACGCAGACCGTATCGCCGTCATTGACAAGGGTCGACTGGTGGCGGTGGGTACCCATGCGCAACTGATCGAACAGAGCCCGCTGTATGCCAGGCTGGCCTCGTTGCAGTTCAACACGCAATAG
- a CDS encoding YgdI/YgdR family lipoprotein: MIQRTLPAFLLALGLGALAGCASPTVITLNDGREIQAVDTPTYDEDSGFYEFEQLDGKRTRLNKDQIRTVKEL; encoded by the coding sequence ATGATTCAACGGACCCTTCCCGCCTTTCTGCTCGCCCTGGGGCTGGGCGCCCTCGCTGGCTGCGCATCGCCAACCGTCATCACGCTGAACGACGGCCGTGAAATCCAGGCCGTGGATACGCCGACCTATGACGAAGACTCCGGGTTCTACGAATTCGAGCAACTCGACGGCAAGCGCACGCGCCTGAACAAGGACCAGATTCGTACCGTAAAAGAGCTCTGA
- the mqo gene encoding malate dehydrogenase (quinone) yields MKKILLTFLCLSVIGCSKPEEPQKSVDVLLIGGGIMSASLGTYLTELEPNWKVDVYERMDQVAEESSNAWNNAGTGHSAFCELNYTSEGKDGSIDISKAVGVNEQFEISKQFWAYQVEQGVLSNPKSFINNVPHMSFVWGDENVAFLHKRVAALQRSSLFRGMEISEDHEQIRKWVPLVMEGRDPGQKVAATRMAIGTDVNFGEITRQLFASMTRNPNVKLHLSHEVRDIVRNDDGTWNVLVADLAKGGEQTRVNAEFVFIGAGGGALKLLQKSGIPEAQGYAGFPVGGQFLMTDNPDIVARHKAKLYGKASVGAPPMSVPHLDTRMIDGKQVLLFGPFATFSTKYLKHGSLLDMFASLTSHNVLPMVHAGIDNIDLSTYLMGQLMLSFDDRMNALREYFPNARNEDWQLLQAGQRVQVIKKDPVHGGVLQFGTEVVAAQDGSIAALLGASPGASTAAPIMLTVLEKTFKDRIQTPQWQAKLKEIVPTYGQKLNNDLELTNKTREWSSARLQLLYVPVQAEQAVAELQ; encoded by the coding sequence ATGAAGAAAATCCTGCTGACGTTCCTCTGCCTGAGCGTCATCGGTTGCTCCAAACCCGAAGAGCCGCAAAAGTCCGTCGATGTCCTGCTGATCGGCGGCGGCATCATGAGTGCCAGCCTGGGTACCTACCTCACCGAGCTTGAGCCGAACTGGAAAGTCGATGTCTACGAGCGCATGGACCAGGTTGCCGAAGAAAGCTCCAATGCCTGGAACAACGCTGGCACCGGCCATTCGGCCTTCTGCGAGCTGAATTACACCAGCGAAGGTAAAGACGGCAGCATCGATATCAGCAAGGCCGTCGGTGTCAACGAGCAGTTCGAAATCTCCAAGCAGTTCTGGGCCTATCAGGTCGAGCAGGGCGTGCTGAGCAACCCTAAGTCCTTCATCAACAACGTGCCGCATATGAGCTTCGTGTGGGGTGACGAGAACGTCGCCTTCCTGCACAAGCGTGTTGCCGCGCTGCAGCGCAGCTCGCTGTTCCGAGGCATGGAAATTTCCGAGGACCACGAGCAGATTCGCAAGTGGGTACCGCTGGTGATGGAAGGCCGAGACCCAGGGCAGAAAGTGGCCGCCACGCGCATGGCCATTGGCACCGACGTGAACTTTGGCGAGATCACCCGTCAGCTGTTCGCCTCGATGACCCGCAACCCCAACGTCAAGCTGCACCTTAGCCATGAAGTGCGTGACATCGTGCGCAACGACGACGGCACCTGGAATGTGCTGGTGGCCGACCTTGCCAAGGGCGGCGAGCAGACCCGGGTGAACGCAGAATTCGTGTTCATCGGTGCTGGTGGTGGCGCGCTGAAGCTGCTGCAGAAATCAGGCATTCCAGAGGCGCAGGGCTATGCCGGCTTCCCGGTGGGTGGCCAGTTCCTGATGACCGACAACCCGGACATCGTCGCCCGTCACAAGGCCAAACTGTATGGCAAGGCCTCGGTCGGCGCGCCGCCGATGTCGGTACCGCACCTGGACACCCGGATGATCGACGGCAAGCAAGTGCTGCTGTTCGGCCCGTTCGCAACCTTCTCCACCAAGTACCTCAAGCACGGCTCGCTGCTGGACATGTTCGCGTCGTTGACCAGCCACAACGTGCTGCCGATGGTGCATGCCGGCATCGACAACATCGACCTGAGCACGTACCTGATGGGGCAACTGATGCTCAGCTTCGATGACCGCATGAATGCCCTGCGCGAGTACTTCCCCAATGCCAGGAACGAAGACTGGCAGCTGCTGCAGGCTGGCCAGCGCGTTCAGGTGATCAAGAAGGACCCGGTGCACGGTGGTGTCCTGCAATTCGGCACTGAAGTCGTGGCGGCCCAGGACGGCAGCATCGCCGCACTGCTTGGCGCTTCTCCAGGGGCATCGACCGCTGCGCCGATCATGCTGACCGTGCTGGAAAAGACCTTCAAGGACCGCATCCAGACGCCGCAATGGCAGGCCAAACTCAAGGAGATCGTGCCGACCTACGGGCAGAAGCTGAACAACGACCTTGAATTGACCAACAAGACCCGCGAGTGGAGCAGTGCACGTTTGCAGTTGCTGTACGTGCCGGTGCAAGCAGAACAGGCTGTGGCCGAGCTGCAGTGA
- a CDS encoding PA1571 family protein, producing the protein MSLQQSSDSQKPQQQPPSKVCGSIIDAQGREVPITEQMIQKACKDLEDSRVEKVRKG; encoded by the coding sequence ATGAGTCTGCAGCAAAGCAGCGATAGCCAAAAGCCACAACAGCAACCTCCGTCCAAGGTCTGTGGCTCGATCATCGACGCCCAAGGCCGCGAAGTGCCGATTACCGAGCAAATGATCCAAAAGGCGTGCAAGGACCTGGAAGACAGTCGGGTCGAGAAAGTGCGCAAGGGCTGA
- the tusA gene encoding sulfurtransferase TusA yields MTEFTPDAILDATGLNCPEPVMMLHQHVRDLAAGGLLKVIATDPSTRRDIPKFCNFLGHELLQQQEEAGTFLYWIRKKTD; encoded by the coding sequence ATGACTGAATTCACCCCCGACGCCATCCTCGACGCCACCGGCCTCAATTGCCCGGAGCCGGTGATGATGCTGCACCAACACGTGCGAGACCTGGCCGCTGGCGGCTTGCTCAAGGTGATCGCCACCGACCCCTCGACCCGTCGCGACATCCCCAAGTTCTGCAACTTCCTGGGCCATGAGCTGCTGCAGCAGCAGGAAGAGGCCGGTACCTTCCTGTACTGGATCCGCAAGAAGACCGACTGA